One Dermacentor albipictus isolate Rhodes 1998 colony chromosome 10, USDA_Dalb.pri_finalv2, whole genome shotgun sequence genomic window, cgaagctttagtaaaGTATTTAATGAAATGCTATGCAAGTAACGGCGATGCGTACAATTCATCTTGTACAGTTTGTCATTTCGAGCAACGTTAACTTTTCTTTATGCACTAGACCGCTATCAACCTATGCCGAAATGTACGCATGCACTATATTGGGCGGATCCACTTGACATTCCCGTTAAATGGTCCACAGTGAGCTTCACGTGCGGCAAGTCCACGAGCGACAACGAAACGGAGTTCGTGAACCCCAACTACCCGAACGGCGAGAACGGCACGGACACCTGCCAGGTGACAATCGAGAAGCAGAACAACGTGTGCCAGCTGCGGCTCGACTTCCTCGAGTTCAGCCTGGCCCAGCCCGACGAGAACGGACAGTGCATCACCGACTCGTTCATGGTCCGAACGACGGTCGGGGAGCGCCTGCCCATTCTCTGCGGAGAGAACGCGGGACTGCACTGTGAGTGGGTTTCCTGAAAGACAAACGGTGACGTTCACGCTTCGAGCACCAACGCGTTCTGATTTCTTCAAGCGTTTTCGAGTGACATCGCTTTCGGCTGGAGATCGAGAGATGCTTGCTTAAAGGAACTACTGGAGATCTTTGCCCGATTGACTGCCAGGCATACGGCTCCAAGTGTTACGTCAGAGACACTGTCACGTTGTGGTGTCGGTGAGGAAGAAAATGCTGTAGAAATTGCGAGTCGAGAGTCTAAGTTATGTCCAGAAAGACAAGCGACACACAGGTCACAATTATATCGCCGAGCATAATCGTCGGTCAACGAATCTCATCTCAGGGGTCAAGTACTGCGGCTGTACCAACGCACATTTCAAATGAATCGCTTGTGCTCACGAACATTGGAGTAAATGCCACAGTATTCGAGTCAATCGTACAATCTTTTCAGACATGACTATTTCGCTAAAGAGTCGACAACATTCAAGAAATTTTCACTTCTGTACAAAGCCATAAGTGATTAACAATAAAAAATCCAGCGAAAACAACGTGCGCTTCATAATACGACATGCAAAATAACCAGAAAGCACACAGGAGGCACGTGCATTTACGAAAGTGCCTGCATAATTTGTCTCATCCCTTCAGTTTGAAAAAATCAAGCTTTTTCGTTTATCCAACACAGGAGGTGCTCCTCTAGTGGCCGAAGATGTGGCGAAGTATAATTTTCAATGACCTCGAATTAACTTCCGCTGGCTTGGTGGAAATGTCATCCCATAAGGCCCTTTCGTAGTGCATTGTCACCGAAGCTGCAGGGCATCACGTGTGCAACAGTTCAATAACTCAGTAAACTTTCCCATGACTTTACCTCTGCTGTTATATCATCAGCCGTGATTGGAATCATGCTCCTTCAATAGGAGATTGCTATCATAGCCCCAAAACGCGATAGATCGTTCTTGCTAACATTTTTTTACGAACCACATAAGCGCACGCGAAGAATGATTCCATCTAAACTGGCTCAGAAATTAATGTCACCATAAAAAGGTACACTCACTCATTCGTACATGTTGCTTTGGTTTTGCATGTTCAAAACCACACAGACAAAACTTTGTGACAGTTACGCCCTCTTAGAAGGAAGTTGTAATAAGCCTTTAAACGGGCGGAACTTAACATGGCGTTATAACTGACCACTGGTTACAAATTAAGTGTAGACAAATTTATAACTGTCTTTCCTTTGGTGAATGCGTGTACGGTTAACAGAGCGTTTCACTCTTCCCTGCAGTGTACGTGGACATGGGCAGAAGTTCGGGGAATCCTGTCGTGCTAAGCGTAGTCAGTAACGGGGACAAGATGACTAGAAGATGGCGCATCAAGATCAGCATGGTACAGTGCAACAGCCTCGACATAGGTAAGTTGGCGAAGAGCAAACATGCATAAACCCACCTCCATTTCCCTTTCATCCTTCCACCACTACTTTCTCTGCAAAAAACAATTACTGAGACCCTAGAGGTATTTGAGTTTGGTTTCTGTGTCTCCTTATTATTAGTCTCATTTTTATGAACTATTTCAATTATGGTCAACTTCGGATTTGGAACAAACTTTTGTCATTGCCCTTCGGGTTTGATAACATTAAAAATCTCTTTCAACGATGAACAATGCAAAATATATGACAAAGTCGTATTGTTGCATCCGGATTACGGAACACATAGGTATTAGCACTGTGAGGACAGCATTGCGCAAACCTTGTGCATCCTGTGTTTGGAGTTAAGATTTTCCCTAAAAGCTCAAGTTGGATGCTCTGGAACGTCGAGATAATCATCTGAAGTGATTTTTAATTTACCATTATGGATAGCCCATTGCATAGATCAGTGCTATGTGATAAGAATTCGGTATCAAAAGCACTCTAAGCAGCTTTACTAACTTTGACAACTGTCTTCTCGGCCTGACAGCAGTGTTCACAAACAGCCTGAGAGGGATTTTGGCTTGAATTCCATTGCCGCTCAACCAGGAAACTGGACACAATCACTCATGGCAACAAGAGTCCGGCAAACTTAGTTTAAAGATAGCTTCACAAAATGTCGATACCAGCGCTACTGCTTCCGCACTGGTAGCTGTTGGCGACAAGTGAAAATGCCAGCACAAATAACTCGTTCGAGAGTAAAGATCGTTAGTGGACATGTCGATTTCTTTAAAATTTAGGGCAATAACTACGCAACTGTTAGTCATGCATTTCGTGGGTATGATCGAGGTTCCCAGGACAATGTACTATTAATCTTTGTTCAGATCTATGTGCATAAAGAAAACATCGAGCTTGCTCTTTCAACCAACAGTGCTCGCAGAACGGGACAGTGTAGAAAAAGACAAGTACAATCAAATCTAAGTGATGCACTTCCAAGTACTTCCAAGTGATGCATGAGGGGGACAAATGCATGAGCTGTCCGTTAATCACATTGTCCGGCAAAGGAAATGTGCGCCTGCACGCACATGCTTGGACCTGGCGACAAAGTTACCTAGTTTTATTTAAATTGCCCCGCAGCAATGCCAAGGAAACACGCGTGTACATGACTTTCAGTTTTGGTCAAACAGCACCCAATGCAGAGAGCCCTTCACAGTTTCTGTTGCTTCTCTGTGTAACTTGAGCTCATGATGGGGTGGTAACTGCGAAAATTCCAGCGTGAGCTAAAGAATCCGTTTTAGAATCCGTGAGGGGCTTCAGGAGTTCTGCGTTAACAGCTGGCATTATTTCTGATGCATGTCTTTAAAGAATTCGTAGAGATGTACTAAGCTTGTTTCCCAGTGATCATGGCATATGATCCTTCATAATTCCGCAGTCACCGCGATCACTAAAAGCATCAGCCCTGACATCGCTTTGGCTTTCGTCCTTGCAGCTCCTGCTGGTTGCCTGCTGTACTACCGAAGCCCTAGCGCCATCGTGCGGAGCTTCAACTACGGACCCATGGTCGAGCACAGGGTCCGTTACCTGAGCAACCTCCGATACTCCATCTGTATCCGCATGGAGGAGAACTACTGCTCCATCAAGTGGGAGACCGAGTCCAACTCGTCCTTCTCGTGGGGCAAGCCAATCGACCGGGGTGCTAACGGCACCATCTGCAACATGGACGACTTCGTGGGCATTGACCAGGGCTCGACGCTGGGCCTTGGTCCGGGGCAGGATCGCTTCTGCGGCACTAGCCTCGGCGAAGAGAACGTCATCATATGTAAGTCGTATTACATGTATTTATTGCGTAtaacctacaatgcatgaccaaaaTCTGACGTGTTAAAATTCAAGAAAATGATGTATGGAGACATCATGTACAACACCAATAGTTTCGCTTGTGAAGTTTACGAACAATGTGGTTCGAACATATATATTAGTCTGCGTGTACTCTCATTCTGGCTGCAAGGGCAGCAACAACTTATGCCAGATGTTAAAGCCTTGATCTCTTGCTCATCTTCCTGTAAAAGAAACTAAGCAAGTTCTGCCACTTCTACGCAATCAGATTACAGCTCGCGAGTGTGGCCACAGCGGAAAATTCACCTTAGGTTGTCTTTAAACAGCCCTTGAGAGGGGAAAAATCGTGAAGATGTGTAGCTTCCTGCAATGTTTAAACTTGCCCAAACTATTGAAGGCGATGAGGAACGAAATAATTACATTAAGTGGGCGGTGTGGAATTGTGTCTGGAGCAGGAAGAGTCGACACCCGCAAAGTTTCCGTATTGCTTTCTTGGTGAAATTGAGCTGTAGGTTCGTAAGAAACCTGTAGTAGGCAAAACATTTCAAAAGGTCTTCGTGTTACTCTGGTCCAGTGTGCAGATGTCGCGCACGTAATAAGCTTGTCGTAAAGGCGCTAATTTTTACGAACCCGGCACCACAGAGGTCAGAATGTGTGAGCAAAAATAAGCATATGTTATACTTGTGGCTGCCAAGCTAAGCACAACACTCCTCTAACGCACTTCAATCAAGCATTTTCGAACTGCGCCAAGTACAAATGGACACAACCAAATCATCCATTTAACAAGGTTCGGTGAGCTTACGTTTTGCTGCCCACAGTGAAACTTCTACAGCATAAACAACCACTATAGCGAAATACCTGCTGTTGTGGCTCAGTTTATGTGGCTATCAGCTAATGAGCACAGCATCGCGCATTCGTTTCCGGATCGCAATCTGGcggagacgaaatgcaaaaacgctcgcttACTCAGGTTGGGGTTCACTTGAACGAAACTCCGATTGTCAAGATTAATCTGGAGACCTATCCGGAGCTACTGCGTTCATCGTAGCCTCGGTATCGCTGTGGGGCGTTACACTCTTAGCTGAGATACGTTTATGAATTAAATGAATCGTGAATGCACTGTGGGCCCTGATCAACATTTCGCTTGTACTTCTTGCAGCCAACAGCAAGCCCTTCACGTTGAAGGTGAAGAGCAACCACGCCTCAAGTGACAACGCCATGAACGGCCAGTACGGCTTCTCCTTACGATACACGCAGCTGCCGTGTGTCGTCTAGCACGAAGCCGTGCCGAGCTCTTCGAGTCACCGCGTTTTCCTGTCATCCTTACACGGGTCAGTTGGCCTTCTCTCTCTCAGCCTGTTACCGCACGTGTGGCCTTGAAAAAGTAGCATTCGCAGCCGATTGTGTTATGCTGTTTGCTAGGGAGATTAAGCGTGTCCTCATAAACTGATTGAAGGTTACGAAATACCGGAACACTGGTGACGGAGATTGTTATCACAGAGCTGGTAGCGGCATCTTGTGGTGGTTCACTCAAACACAGGGCGTCAGGAACACTTTTTGTCAGGCTGTTATCGctgaagggaaaaaaaataataagtatATTGTTCATTCATATGCTGAGGTCAACGGGTTCACACGAGCTACTGAGTAGCACATTGTCCTCTATTGCCAAAACAGTATTTTATGCTCTGGTAGAACTCAACTTCACAAAGCAGCGCCACCAGTGCTGGTGCAGATATTCGTTCTTAGGGGCTGTTAGAAAAATTACTAGATGAAGTCTTGGCGCTACTGTCGGATGGTTCTGCTCATATGAGAAAGATGAATATCGTGCACGGATTCGTTTAAACTTCcttcttctggcttcaaacacCGTGCGACAATGCGAATCGTTCGGCTTCTACAAATATAGGTGGCGCCCAAATCCATGCTCCAGCGACCGCTGTATCCGAGTAATAGAAAGAGATCTCAAAGAATATGCTTTTGCCGGCTGCGTATGCCAGAAGTGACTGCAGAGACGGAAACACGTCATAGCCGCCAAGTTTTAGACATCCCCTACTGCGTTATAAAGGTTCGCAACAAAGTTTGCAATAATTATGCATGTGCGCGGAGACTTTTTGCTTTGCGTGTTTCGAAGACAAAGCTGTAACATTACAGTGATTAAATTTCGCTGTCAAGGCGTTCTAATGGAACTTTTTGTGCTCAACTACACAATTGTGAAAGATGTGTTGGTTCGTAATGCTTTAACCAAATGATTACACCAgatatttttgaaaattattCTATGCCATATAAGCCcatttcttattttcttgttGGCAAGAAGTGATCGTGGTAAAGAGATCACTACATTTCGGGTTTTGCTCAAATGAATCGTTGTTGTGATTACATAGAAATCTTCCGTGCTTAGCCGCTATGTTATTCAACAGCGAATAAATTTTCTCAGCCTTGGTACAAAAACAGACACTAAGGAAGAATATCAAATCATTGATACTTTGCAGCATCTGACTATCGAATAGGTTAGAGTTTCTATGAGTGGAGAACTTGCAACCTCTAATGGATGGAAAGACGAAACCTCAGTGGGGACTCCACCCGAAAATTCTCGCGCCAGCCCCACACGTCACATCATCGGTTTTGAGAGCGATCTAATCCGCGCTAGTTCAGTGTCTGCCGGTGCAGAAATATCACATCACGTTTGACAGTACTCAAAGAATCAACATTTTGCAGACTTAACACATGACGCCCATTGGCGTCACTGGAGTCGCTGTTGCGAAGTGAAACTTGAAACGGAAAGCGTTAATTTCAGTCTCTACGGCAATACTCAAAACATTTTGGCAATTTTTTCGACAACTAAATGCAGATAGAGCTTTGAAAAATGCCTTGATAGCGTAAAGTCATTTGAGGGTTTCGGTTTTGCGTGCTTTTACCATTACCGAGTTCTCGCTTAGTTGACAAGGCTCTTTATATCAAAACATGTGCTTTGGTTTTTTAGAATGTTTCATTTTTAGCGGTTTAAAGGAGTAAACAGAAATGCTCTTTTCTTTCAAGACAATCCTGACATTTGAAGATAAGCATTATGGGTTGACCTCGCACCAGCCCGTTCTATGCATAACCTGCAGCTGATATACTCGTAGAACTaaaggaaaattaaaaaaaaattatgttgccgTGTTCTAGTTTCCAAGATTTATCTCTGCTGTTAACAAGGCGATATTATGAAGTTTCAATCCTATTTGTTTTTGTAtgagcatttgtttttgctatgACTGTCTCATATTATAGAGATAGCGCAATTGAGACTAAATTTTAATTGTCACTGATCAACTTCATAGAAGAGACGGTCACCACCATTTGCGCGGAATTTAATGTTAATTACGAAATTTTCGTTAATTAACTGTGACACTAATGAATCACTGAGACGTGTAATTGCAGAATAGAAGTCATCCGTACTCAAGGCGTTGCATTTTCCTAAAGACATTGTGttcgacaccagtttcgagaaacATGTATTCGAAATCTGCCATGAAGTGCAATGTAGTTGCAGATTACAGTTTTCCTTGCTACGTTTTTCCTTATTTAGAAAATGCTAAGTGGAAAAGCAATGCGTTTCACTGCAGATTCTGATAACTTATTTTTAAAGACGGGTGCAAGGCAAAGAGCTTCTAAGCAAAGAATGTTCTTAGACCacttaaattatagggttttacgtgccgaaaccccgatctgataatgaggcacgccgaagtgggtgACTCACGAATAtgttggaccacctggagttctttagcgtgcacctaaatctaagcacgcgggtgttttcgcacttgaaccccattgaaatgcggctaccgtggccaggattcggtCGCGCGACCTCGTGTCCGGCACCCATTAAGCAATCATGGCAGGTGCTTAGGCTACTCTCTGACGTATATTTTGCAATTTAAACATACTTCATAAAGGATGTTAAAACGTCATTTAAAATTGCTATACATAAGTATACCGGTGATCGACAGTAAATACAGCAGGTCACAAAGGTGCAATAAGGCGTTGTCTTTGATATTAGCAAGCGTTGCGGTTTGCGATGTACCTTGACCATGGTTTTGCCTGTCTATTGCAGATACCACCCCTTTCTTTCGCCTCTTTTTATTCTCCCTACGGGACACCAATTGGACGGATGATCTGGCCCGGTGATCGTCTTGAGAAGCCGGCTGAGATTTACTCATTTACCAAGCCGACATCATTGATACCACTGCATATGAATGGTTGTATTTATTGCGCCAACATAACTCCACGTCTGCCCACCTCCCCCATACCCCGAGCGCTGAATGTGCAGCGATATGTCCTTCCTCACAAGATGTCATTCTGTGGTGCCGCTCTACTTGCCATGTTCCTCTTAAAGATCACAATCGCACTGAAACAGGA contains:
- the LOC139050264 gene encoding uncharacterized protein, whose amino-acid sequence is MNSRNGIIVLTVLATLLASAVGQGIFGGQLPPSRPGRPQSITGIINLLRYQNQPCEGRNNQNGTCVSEQDCIDRKGTEVNRCANGFGVCCYVSFTCGKSTSDNETEFVNPNYPNGENGTDTCQVTIEKQNNVCQLRLDFLEFSLAQPDENGQCITDSFMVRTTVGERLPILCGENAGLHLYVDMGRSSGNPVVLSVVSNGDKMTRRWRIKISMVQCNSLDIAPAGCLLYYRSPSAIVRSFNYGPMVEHRVRYLSNLRYSICIRMEENYCSIKWETESNSSFSWGKPIDRGANGTICNMDDFVGIDQGSTLGLGPGQDRFCGTSLGEENVIISNSKPFTLKVKSNHASSDNAMNGQYGFSLRYTQLPCVV